The nucleotide sequence CACTAAAGATCCTtctgtatttgttttgtgactCTTGGGTTCGTTAAATGCGGCGAGACGACCGTCTCTGTACAAACCGATGTTACCTTCACTATATTTTGGGGTGATCTGGTACATCAGGTATGTCCCAACTAGCTCACATACTTCGGCACTGTCGAAGCTACCCATGGTGACAGCTGTTGGTTGTTCGACTGTCTGTTATTGTACTTGCAACAAATCGTTTTTTTTCCACATAAGTTAAGCCAAACTTTATAAAATATTCACCGGATGAGTTCCGTTCCCTCTGCTAAAGGTTAAAGTTGGCTATACGTTCTCGAAAGATTGGTAAGTTAGTGGTAGATATACAATAGCACAAACCTGATACAACTTAAACGGAGATTCAAGAAACTGAATAAGctgaataatttatttttaagttttatttcttGGCATCGATATTGAAATTTGACTTATACAACTCATTATTCGTGATAAATCTTTACACATGTTGTTCATTATTTTACTATTAAACAAGTAATAAAACGATGATCTCTAAATTAGGCAGTCAAGTTTAGACAAAAAACAACATAGCAAGTCAatacttattttttatttattattacttttatgatAGCTAGATTAAAGCTAAAGAATGCTGAGAGGAATGATGAttgaaacaagaaacaaatgCTTTAGACTGATTCATAAATGGACGTCGATTAGACGTTGATGAAGGCAGATTGCAAATCGACAAACCATCACAATTAATCACACTGAACAACAGTTGTAGGTTGCTTGCTGTTAAAGTTGTTGGAAAACTAATCCACGGGGACAACATTGAACTCCTAATGTTAACGCTGCAATGACTAAGCAATGACGTAAGGTTCATTCAGGATATATTTCCGTCGTTTATAAAATAGTGAAggtgaaatatttgttgatgCAGTCGGGTCCTCTTAGATGAGTTATCTTGGAGAGCAAAATATCTTGATGTTTGAATATTTGGAGAACAGAGATGAGAGGTGGAAGTACAAACTTGTCGAATCGGTATATAAGTCCCAAAAACTTGCTAACACCCGTAATCGCAATGCATGTTAGGAAATTGATGTTTCACATTTAACTTACTGTAAAATGTATCGTCTGAATATGGTTTCAACAAATCGTCTATGACATGAGACATTAGAATAGTAATCTAATTTCTGCAACAAAACTCCTATTCTTaactttacatactgtatgtatttcaAAATCTTGGAGTTATGATGTAATTGCTTTATAGTACACCACGTTTGGATTCTCTATGTTTATCTCGATGTCGTCGTTATTATTGGACGGTTCAAGGTCATAATACTTATGATTGTCACTCGATACTGTGATATCTTCTGTAAAACAATCAGCTGtaaaaatttgagctgatggaCCCGGTGGATGTATTCCATTGTTGATCGTGGAAACGTCTGTGCACGAACATCGTGACTTTATCCTgccaattaaaaataaaagaatgagTCATTTCACGTCTGAAAAGGCTAGATAACGTAAAGTCATAGGTAACTATGTAAAGGCGCAACGCCGTTTCTTCTTTTCTGTGCAACTATGAGAGCAATTTCATATATCAGAAAATCAAAGTCTATATccgattttttaaaattatgacTGGACACCTAAACTTCCCGTTTAGTAACACAATTATAACCACTAATTGCAGAAGCAGAGAGAGGAGAGAATTGGAAACCCACACAATGACTTACggactcacacacacacacacttatacACGACACGTTTTTGCCCCTCCCTCAGTCATGGACTTCCTGGCACACCCGCCATTCGTTACACCCCTCCCTGAATGTAGCTATACACAGGAAAATTAACCACGTCACTGTTGCAATGGCAATTGAAACATCTGTATCTGTTccaactggcaaaggaactacaatatctcatcATCTCTATGGGATCGATGAGATAACAAGTATAatttaggaggttacgtggggacttgatccaggttttcaagattgtgtatggtttcgacaatttatcctttaccgactttttcatgtttgctaacagtagttgtacaagaggtcattgtcttaaactccaaaagtcacatagtaggattaatattcggcataacttttttctaatagggttgtgaatgagtggaatggtttatctgagaaagttgtacttgcaagtagtgtaaATGGGTTTacgaatgctttggacaagcactttaagcattgtaatctggtctgagtgtttgtgtcttcggtttttttttcctctctctatagggtccttgatggggacttaagtgtccctcctgatccttttttctactaaactaaactaattaaGTACAATTACAATACCCATTATATACACTAGGTGGTTAATTAGTTATAACTTTAACATTCATCAGATACACTTGATGGTTAGTTAGTTATAACTGGAATGCACCGTAACACACGTCATGTAAAATAGGTGGTTAATTAGTTATAACTGTCAATACACTATAACACACATCATATGCACTGCATGATTAATTAGTTATAACTTCAATACACCGTAACACACATCATGTACACTTGGTGGTAAATTTGGTATTACTACCAACACACTGTAAGGAATGTAACAAACATACAAGATATAATGTAATTATGTTAACTTCTTTATTTATAAGATCAAGTACTACCTGCTGATAAAAATCCCACATGTAAACGCTAGCAGTATTAAGAGGAAGCAAATGACGGCAACCAATGACCAAACCAAATCCTTCTTCTCGGCATCATCTAGCAACAGATCGTAATATGAAAAAATGGAGagatatttatatcaaattatCTCATAAATAAAGTTAACTTATTTCATTAGACATGTGGTTTCATATGGTATGTTCTTCTTCATGCCTGAATTTAACACAACTTATGCAGTAACTTATGTTAAGAATGTAGTTGAAAATGATACATTCATCTTTAATTTTCTGTCTAAAAGAACTTGGGCATGACTCAATGTGAAGCCCACCACTTTAACTGACCTATTTTATCATTGACAAAATTAAAGTGGTCTTTGAGGCATGCACTTAAGGGTGGTATTGATTTGTGTTTTACACCCAAAGACTTAACATTACTTATCTTATGTTTAATTAAAGAGTCTTCATATAGTAATgatgaaatacaaaataatgatactATATTTACTACTATATTGCTATCCTAGTCATTAAACATTTCGGTGTCTTAGCCTTGTATGAAAATCCCATTCCACCGATCGTCATTGTCTACCGTCTACCTCTCATGGTAGGAAAATTTTCATTAAGCACGTtcaacaccatatatatatatatatatatatatatatatatatatatatatatatatatattatatatatatatatatatatatatatatatatattcatacatatatatatatatatatatatatatatatatataaatatatatatatatatatatatatatatataaatatatatatatatatatatatatatatatatatatatatatatatatatatatatatattgattactgattgattgatttgcaatttttatcgaacagtttattaattattattttatcacGATTAGCTTTAGTCTTGATTTATTCAGACCGTATTAGTTATCTTCACTTCCACAacatttgtttttagttttgcaAAAAGTAGACGTAATGAGAACTTACGAGGGCTTCAATGCAGTTGAAAGGGTATGATTTCAAAAAGCGAGTCTACTTCATTAAGTAAttcttgatttatttttcataaagGCAATATCCATAACTAATTCACCTGAGCTCTCAAAGATGACAAAGTTGATGGTCAGGTtctgactgactaattctatCCCTCTAAACTGACATGAAATGTTGACGTGAGTTCCAGTTGGTAGTAGATGTAATGTAGATTCTGAATCTGTGGTGTTTGTCCTCTCCTTGTTTGGTTTGTATAGTACATTGTGTACATTGGATGGGTCTACATCTTCACCATTCACAACCCACGTTAGGCTAGCAGGAGGTCTTGATCCAACCGCTAAACATTTGATCCCCAGAGGCTTGCCCGCTATTACCACGTAGTCATATGTACTTCGCGGTTCACTAAATGTATGCTCGTTAAATGACAACGAAAGCTCTGGGATCACTGAAAAGGGAAATAATCTAAGATATTTTTAAGTTGTTATTAAcactttgttttaatattttattaatgataaattatatatatatatatatatatatatatatatatatatatgtcgagaAAGACGCTGAATAAAGTAATTTTACCGCTCATGCTATATGCTAATCCTATATGGTATCATGTTTTAAATAGTAAAGAAACCACAGAGTATGAAGTTCTCTCAAAATATGTTGCTAAAACTTGACAACCACTGCTTTTACATAAAGTAATTAAAACTGCAAGATATCATTTAATAAGAGTTGCAAGAATCTGTATTCTAGACATCATCTTTATCTTTCTAAGCTAACTGTTCGGTGCAATAACACACAGTGTAACCCACAACATCCTGCAATAAAACATAGTTTTAGATTACTCTTTACGAAAAAACATTCATATACAGAGCTGCTCTTTTTATCCATGTTAGACTATTAAAGCCATTGTTATAATATGTCTACTCTTTCAACTTTTGTTTATTTGAGTTTGTTCTTAATGTTTCTTTTACGAAACATGAcctcaatttatttttttattgtcgcTATTCCTTTTCCTGAATGTTAACTTCGATACGCttactattttttataatttgcgTGAAATATCACCTGCGACCACAAGTGACCTAAAGTAAGAAGTTCTCATCGTTCGAGCTACACACATGATAATGTCGCTAAATATATACACAGTAAGTACTATACTAACACCGTCTATTATTGAACCCGTTGGCGGTGATAAGTTTTGCAAGAGCAAGGTCCTAACAACTTCCTGGGTGAGAGAAACAGCAGTGTTGTAACACTACAAACGCTTGTGTTTGAGAAACTTAAAATCTATGAGGGTGGCGCATTTGATCCCAAGGGTATGTCCTTCTACTCAGATAAAACGgtatacaagggcgtaggaaccggggagctgggggcgccagccccccagtgaaaaatgtggaggggcggaagtatcattccgccccccccgctccgcaagtcagaaaacccctttttcatttccaaatgagaaaaaaatctcatttggagcaccaaattgcatctaaggccaggtgaaaatacaaaattaagtttacaaaatggagtgggtgttgaagtgtgctatattgcaccaacttgcatctgaggccacctggaaatgcaaaaaattccaaaggagagggggcaccccctccccttagacccctcccccaggccggccatcagtcttcagccccccccccactcaaaagtaccttcctacgccactgacggTATATGTGTCAGTTTAAGTTTAAGTTTAAGTTTTATgtttataaatgaaaattatttggaattattacaacaaaaaatacataataCTAAACACATGCTTATTCCTAAGTTTTATGTCCTTGGGATTAACTAGTAACTAATAGGTAACAAATATTGTAAGAGCAGGAccctaacaactccctggtaagaTAAACAATAGCATTGTAATACTGactttataaacaaaaataatttggaATTATTACAACAAAATTACTTCATACTAAACACAGGATTATTGTTAAGTTTTAAGTCCTTTGTATTAACTAGTTATTAactaataaattacaaatattgtaaGAGCAGGACCCCAACAACTCGATCCATGGTAAGATAAACAATAGACTGGTAATACTGactttataaacaaaaataatttggaATTATTACAACAAAACTTACTTAATACTAAACACAGGATTATTATTAAGTTTTAAGTCCTTGGTATTAACTAGTAAGTAACtaataagttacaaatattgtaagAGCAGGACCCGAACAATTTCCTGGTAAGATAGAAAATAGCATTGTAATGCtgactttataaaaaaaaatggaattattACAACAAAACTTACTTAATACGAAACACAGGATTATTGCTCAGTTTTAAGTCCTTGGTATTAACCAGAAGGTTACTATTAAGTAACAAATAGTGAAAGAGCAAGACCcatacaactccctggtaagaAAGACAGAAGTATTGTAATACTACTTACTATTATGTTTGAGAAACTTACAATCTATAAAAGTGGAGCATTTGATCCCAGAAATATCCTCCTTTTACTGAGATGCAACTGTACATGTTTCAATACAAGCCTAACGTCATGGATGAAAATATTAAGAACATATTTAATAGaggattatttttaatatttaggtCCTTGCCATTAACTAGGACTGTCAATTCCTAACACGACAGGAAGTTTTAATGTGTATTTACTTACCTTCTATTGTCACGTTGTAGTGCACAACATGGGTAAAATTACGGGTACATCTATACAATCCTTGATGATTGAATGTAACATCCAAGATTGATAATGAGTAGTTATTTGATAAATGGACACCCGACAAAAAATAAACCAGAAATTCATTTGCAAATATGACTCGATCGTCAAGAAAccatttgtttccttttgtcGCAGAATCATTATATTCCAAGATCACAGAATCTCTTTCGACCAGTCTGACTGATATTGGGTTTTTAAATCCATTAACACCGGCAAAGttgaagaaaatcaagaaaattgtCAAACAATGTCTCTCCATGTTGAAACACAAGCCGCTTTTAATTTTGCCTCTTGACTTATTGATCGTTCTGTCTGTTGTATTCCTTACAAATTATTACGAAACTGAGAGAACATTAGTAACTTCCTCTTACGCCCCTTTTATTCAGatcataaataaaacatttcgtAATCGAAAGTAACTGGAattaaaatatgctcatttcCTGGCAACGATTAAACCCCCAATCGAtgtccttcccctccccttccccctcatATTATGTGTATGTACCAGAAATGTCTGGCACCATGGTATTTTCATACTTGAAGCAGGCAGTTATGTCATATTTACGATATACCTCTGATATTTGCCATAGCCAAAAGGAGTTATTGTCATTGACATCTGACCCAGAGTGGCAATGTATCACAAGTACAGAACATCAGACAGTAATATTCCATTCTCGACTCATGTATACGCCACGATGTTTGAAGGCCGCCAGCTTTAAGAGAAGCTGCCAAAACACGTTTTGtgctccccctgcccccccccttcattaatatatatatatatatatatatatatatatatatttgactaAATTATGTCATTAGGGGACAAACACtcggaaaaaaatgtaatttaggagacaattttcatttcaggAGACATTGTTTTGTCTCCGAAGTTCTTTCAGATGATATCTCGGCGTTACCGCTGAAATCAAACCTCCCGCCAATACCAGAAGTGGCTATTGCAGCCCGCCAGAGTGTGGAATACTCCATTTAGTAATAGGAGCGTCCAGTCTTCATTACAAGGCAATTTaaaattgcaagaaatataCTGAGTTGTTTTCACATTCCACTTTGGAGACAATCATTTTTTTGTGAACTACGGGCATATCCTGCTGTATATCTCTTCTAGATTTCTACAGAATATGTTTTTATTACTTCTATACCGGTCCATAGTCGCAACGttatgaatataacaaaatcgTGAGATATATAGACGATTTTCCGAAAATCGTTCCTATTTTCGTTATGGTAAGTTCTGATGACGTAATTCATCCGTTCAATTCACTAACCGCACTCGTACGTGTACTAGCTTACAACTTACAAGTGCAAGCCAGGGACATCGGATCAAGTTATTGTGTTTGACCAATGGTAAGTTAATCGAGAAAGAGTTAGTTTAGCATGTCATATACGGAATAAACAGTGATTTTACTTTGACAGAGTAAATTTAGGAGGCAAGCCCAGTGATTGCATCCACCGAACAATGTTCCCAAGCTGATGGCGTAGGCCGAAGTTATCCTTGACTAACGTTATGCTACAGTTACAATAGGCATATCTAccctacactacagtaggcctacatacggAACTGAAGTGCAGactaaatgttttatttctaaatctaattatttatgattatgatcattttttattatttttagtcTAATTCTTTaagtatattcatattttattttttcgttATTTTCTGTTGTGTTTTTTTATAATGCCTTATCTTAATAAATCAATCATATAAACTAAGACAGGGTTCATTGGCATGCATGGATGATGGAGATAGAGCGAATAATTGGTCACATTTTGGTTCCATGCAGCGAAATGCTTGAAACAATTTTGAATCTTTTTCATACTTGTGAAATTAATTACATCTACTTCGATTACTGTTTTTTCCTTGAACGGTGGTGCATATTTTTTGACAGTGAAGTTGACTTTGATTTTGCTAGACATTTTGTGTCCTATTGGAATTACCCATGTGAAATAGCTCACATTTGATGCTGGCTAAAGAAATTAGGTAGGCTATTGCCTAGTCAATTAGTAGTACTAAGGCCTAGGCCTGTATAGTAACTACATAAGTAATGACTGGTGTTAAGGCCTACTGTAAGCCTATATAGCGAAATGTTAGGCCTAGGCAGGCCTAAGCAAAGGCATGTAGCACATATACACATAAGTAAGTCTACGTTAGGCCCTAGACTAAGTTCTAAGTTTATGTGTTTGGCTATTTGCACTTCTACTTCCCTTGTACTCTAACTTCAAAGTTAATTTCAGGGACCAAAGTTGTGAATAATAAGTGGGCTACctcatactcatactcatgGTCTTACATTCAAAGCCTTGATTATTTCACATCTAGGGCTAATACTCCGAGTCCTACAAACTCCCTTTACCCTAAGTAAAGGGTTTCTTGTACCTGCATAATTGTTTAGGTCTAGGCTTAGGCTGTGGTGGCTGTAGGGAATCAGAATCTGAtttcaaggggagggggacttAAAAACTGCACTTTGCCTTGGCtagagaagaaaaatggaaacatcAAACATACAAAGCTTTGAATCCAGCACTTGAAGCAATATCTCCCCACTGCCCTTGTCCCCGGATTAAGGATTTAAATAGGCATTGTGACTTCTACCTCCACTGTTCTTCACTCATGAGAATTAGTAAAAGGGTCAAATGCAGTCATCCCAATTTTTCCTGTATTTCAAGCTTGTCTGGCTCTTTCCAACAAGACCATTCATTTGTTTCTGaattgttaaatttatggaAGATAAGTCCTTGGATCTATATGTCATTCATAATTCTTTTATATCATTCTTGAAacatgaaagtacttttgagGGAGATGAGATTTGACAGGTACAATGTTCTGATGGTTTAAAAGTTAGGCTCAGGGGTCGACTGATTATGCCCTTTAAATAAGGTTAGCAGTTATGGTAAGATAAAGCCACTTTCACTATGACTTTGGCTCTGCTCTAAGGGACTTGTATAGGAAGCACTTTGGAGATTGCCTGTTGTATCTACTTAGACCCTGTGTTGGATACCAAagtaataacaaacaaaattgttgtCACTTGTCAAAGTGTGTTGTGTACAGAAATGTCTTTTCATCCATTTTCAAGCAaggtatcccccccccccccaccacccgcTCCCTGAAGAAGTCTATGTAAGGCGAACTGCATCGTAGCATACCAATCATGTGTGTTAATATGACACTGTTTTTCATATACTGAACCAATACTGTTATATACACATGCGTAGGCCTACTACTGTATATGTAGTGGCAAATACAAAACTGTTTATCCTCAATCTCAAAGAAGTGACAAATAAAGGAGCTTTGATGctcattattatatataaatagaggTTATGTAACAGTGAAACAGATTTAGGATAGGTATATTTTCCTGCATTTATATAAGTGCTTTATCATTTTTATACTACAGCCCATAATGACTTGTGAATGTGATGTGGACTGGACAGTCGTTTCAATTATATTAGCACTAACTGGCATCGCAGCTGTACTGATTTACATATCATTTATACTACTTATGCATCCATGGTAAGGAACTTTCAgaattattctttgttttttaccaTACAAATTATGCATATTTGTTCAACCTATATCTACTATAAGAAAACAGTTTTCAATTGAAAGGGTTGTGtcatactgtacacagtattgtaatgtattgtaatgtgAAATTTGTACAGTTATGTGATATCCTACTTCAGAGTGCCGCTGTGACAGCACTAAAGAACATATAGGCCGACTCAAAATGTGTAACACCTACCTTACTGCCCAGTCCCTAATTTTGAAGATTATTATTGAGATTTAACTGCATTTAGATTTTACAACaagtatatatgtaaaacaGCAAATAGCACAATCACTTTaggaataatttatattttctcaAATTAATGGCCTTATGTAGAATCATCTctatacataaaaacaaaggacTACAGTTGTTagttttaaatgtatatataaattaatccTTACATTGCTCCAGATGAATAAATCAACCAAATGAGATTGTGCACTCAGTGTTCCAGGTGGATATATCCGCCTTAGAGGAATGGTGTGTTCAATGTATTAGTTTGTAACACCCCGTCCCATGCTGTTTTCATTTCTGAAATGTTTATATTAGAGTAAAGGATGCAATTCCGCAGAAATCTATGCTATACATGCATTTGCACTGATACTTTTGGAGAATTTTACAATTGGACATGGCTTGTTGCTGCAAGTAGTGTATAGAGGAGGCACTTGCTGAAATAATAGCTGATCTCAGCAGTGATGATGAGGGTTTTGCTACTTGAATTCAGCATTACAGTGATAATAGTTCACATTATAAGTTAAATTTATCAAACTAAACACTTTCAAAGTTTTTCAAAGTATATACCATAAGAATGTAAATTTAGTTTCCAAcaatatttatgtatgtgttATGTTAGGCCTTGGCAAATGATTAATTCAACTAAAGTAGTCTACAAAGTGCAATATTATGCCTGGCCTGGTCCAGTTACATGTGTAAGCTTTGCTGATGTGACAGGCttttaaatatgcaaaaatgaCTACGTGCCACACGGTCAGAGCAGGGGTAACTTGTGATGCAATAATAGCGCGTTCAAAATGAGAATGTGAAAGAGACAGTTCAATTTCTCTTCTGTTTCTATGCTATAACCTGTAAATGTGTGTGTGAGTACTCACAAGAGGACAAAGTCTGTCTAGTCTATGTATAATAACCTTCACCTGACAAGAAAATTTCACTGATTGACAATGACAGGGTAATCTTTCTATTGTTAGGAGTTAGTATAAAAAGGACAAAAACAAAGAGGAAAATATCACAAGAATTTACAGTTAAAAAGCATGTTTCTGGAGACAGGCCTCTCCGCCTAGTTTTGTTCAGtacagggttagggttagggtttgatTTAGTTCCAATTCTGATGATTTTTCTTTACTTCAGAAAATTGCAAACATGGGTGCTCCAACAGATGCTCCTCCACCATATCCCGATGGCGAAAAAGCAGGTATTACATAAAGCTACCACTCATTCATTTAACAGTAACCTATGGAATCATTTCTGTTGCTCAGAGGTGCCAGTTGGAATGCAGAATCATATATAATTTTTGccagttttttctttgttactgaTTTATTACGTTCAGTGATATGCTCACGCCAGGCTGCGGCGGGAAGGCATGTGTTGGCCGTGCACGGCAGTTCTAAATCCCTCCAAGTACAAAGAgaattgtaaacatttctgcCTATTCTTGATGATTAATATCACAGCTTTTACCAAATTTACCAACAAATGGGAGAACAGTTGGGACAGAAGTTAGCTCCAGAATCGGaaaaagatagcaccatttgccATCTGAGTATACTTGCAAAGATTttccaaatgggagggggacaccccacCACTTAGACCCTTCCTCCAGGACGTGGATCACACAACCTTGCAAACCCgtccggcactcaaatattcctgagcacatccctgtacATATACACAGGTAGTCAAGGCGTTCTGTGAAAATTCCTAACATGGCTTTGTGATTAAagttttaaatgaaattgaGGTGTCATCCATGGTTACACGGTAGTGTTGCTTCTGACTggcccccccctcaccccacaacCTCATCCCTAGCCTAGCAGGTAAATGGATCACCACCAACTATGGTCTGGATAGTACAGTTGGTAGAGCATATGACTCGTTATCATGAGGTCACTCTGGTTCGGAAACGTGTTTTCGCTCAACTCTTTCTCCATGGTGTGTATAAATTTTATCAAGTCAGATTTTCTGTTAGAATCTGTAGGTGGTCAATTTTGGTATCGTTTCTTCGTCGTCGATATTTGTGGTGTTTTGATTTTTGATACAGATATCGTTTGATAGTTTGGTCATAGTTGGTCTTACTGCGATCGAGCTTTCCGACTTAGACAGGAGTTCTAACCAAGTAAATTCAACTCAACGATGTCTACATTGCATTGTCATCGTCAACATTGTCCGCATAATTTCTACCCagcaacatgttttttttctgcatTCATTTTTTACACCCGTTACAACCCTTTTCTCCTCTTGTGATTACAGATTCACCTTCTTATA is from Apostichopus japonicus isolate 1M-3 chromosome 16, ASM3797524v1, whole genome shotgun sequence and encodes:
- the LOC139983205 gene encoding uncharacterized protein; the encoded protein is MERHCLTIFLIFFNFAGVNGFKNPISVRLVERDSVILEYNDSATKGNKWFLDDRVIFANEFLVYFLSGVHLSNNYSLSILDVTFNHQGLYRCTRNFTHVVHYNVTIEVIPELSLSFNEHTFSEPRSTYDYVVIAGKPLGIKCLAVGSRPPASLTWVVNGEDVDPSNVHNVLYKPNKERTNTTDSESTLHLLPTGTHVNISCQFRGIELVSQNLTINFVIFESSDDAEKKDLVWSLVAVICFLLILLAFTCGIFISRIKSRCSCTDVSTINNGIHPPGPSAQIFTADCFTEDITVSSDNHKYYDLEPSNNNDDIEINIENPNVVYYKAITS